From a region of the Fibrobacter sp. UWB2 genome:
- a CDS encoding toxin-antitoxin system YwqK family antitoxin, which produces MPIETIYHRNGEIRELRPIEKGIINGVVKRYSEKGFLASEIPYVDGLMNGVKKRYFPDGTIKAEIPYTDGLIHGLKKRYNKHGILFESIQYDHGNYVERSYYDSYFASGLTEAERLSEIQREKIRKTANSVFLNESESYFALDETFLSFNPSKIITDDVPEPEGKVLERPKEKRIVDPKVEAFTHPVENGRFLKERIDRGVIVGDSNFTSETVTSFEITYFKGINQEMTATTSKRPIKENPITVWIEKGDGVEFKTRVWIRNGKWFGCFITSKNISWEYYMWVLFQKINILEWKSDSGIDANPGEYGLIRIYTQKLEKSFSWTSQKPENWDEFLTFFNRFFGKNTRTSFEEGFFLAKEQESFLDNGGTIKDFCGAKYNLQNLQKPDDIFYPKDTKPCKCPCCGGDTNYRDYQNLSKRFCYKCYNKACEKFPLPNGVELADVVSFVKIEFATDQLFSENTTGFVLTISKKKDILLKYANLKQGKLEKKSYIISNDDWREFLEILFNKAFCHEWAQAYEKHLSHMYDGRCDNWGFLKVCFKNFHLGYRKILSRWSGKEPPYWAIAFDGVQELIEKITCTP; this is translated from the coding sequence ATGCCTATAGAGACCATATACCATAGGAATGGCGAAATTCGCGAACTACGCCCCATTGAAAAAGGAATAATCAATGGCGTTGTCAAGCGTTATTCTGAAAAAGGATTTCTTGCAAGTGAAATTCCTTATGTGGATGGTCTTATGAATGGCGTGAAAAAGCGCTACTTTCCTGATGGTACGATTAAGGCTGAAATTCCGTATACTGACGGATTGATTCATGGGTTGAAAAAAAGATATAACAAGCATGGAATATTATTTGAATCTATTCAGTATGATCATGGTAATTATGTAGAAAGAAGCTATTATGATTCCTATTTTGCATCTGGGCTTACAGAAGCGGAACGCTTAAGTGAAATACAAAGGGAAAAAATCCGTAAGACTGCAAATTCTGTATTTTTGAACGAATCAGAATCTTATTTTGCATTGGACGAAACATTTCTAAGCTTTAATCCCTCTAAAATTATAACGGACGATGTTCCGGAGCCAGAGGGAAAAGTTTTAGAAAGACCTAAGGAAAAAAGAATCGTCGATCCGAAAGTTGAAGCTTTTACACATCCCGTAGAAAATGGAAGATTCCTAAAAGAACGAATTGACCGTGGCGTTATTGTCGGTGATTCTAATTTCACGAGCGAAACTGTCACATCCTTTGAAATCACGTATTTCAAGGGGATAAATCAGGAAATGACAGCAACTACATCCAAACGTCCTATTAAAGAAAATCCAATCACTGTTTGGATTGAAAAAGGCGATGGGGTGGAATTCAAAACTCGCGTATGGATAAGGAACGGCAAGTGGTTTGGCTGCTTTATAACATCTAAAAACATTAGTTGGGAATACTACATGTGGGTTCTGTTCCAAAAAATCAATATTTTGGAATGGAAATCCGATAGCGGAATAGACGCAAACCCTGGCGAGTATGGTTTAATTCGTATCTATACTCAGAAACTTGAAAAAAGTTTTTCTTGGACAAGTCAAAAGCCTGAAAATTGGGACGAATTTCTGACTTTCTTCAATCGGTTCTTCGGAAAAAATACCAGAACTTCTTTTGAAGAGGGCTTCTTCCTCGCAAAAGAACAAGAATCTTTTCTCGATAATGGCGGTACAATAAAGGATTTTTGTGGTGCTAAATATAATCTACAGAATCTTCAAAAGCCTGATGATATCTTCTATCCTAAAGACACTAAGCCTTGCAAGTGTCCTTGCTGCGGTGGAGATACGAATTATAGAGATTATCAAAATCTTTCAAAAAGATTTTGTTATAAATGCTATAACAAAGCATGTGAGAAATTTCCTTTACCCAATGGCGTTGAATTGGCAGATGTCGTTTCATTTGTTAAAATCGAATTTGCTACGGATCAACTGTTTTCAGAAAATACAACAGGATTCGTATTAACGATTTCAAAAAAGAAAGATATTCTACTCAAATATGCCAATCTAAAGCAGGGCAAATTAGAAAAGAAGTCTTATATAATAAGCAATGATGATTGGCGAGAATTCCTTGAAATTCTATTTAACAAAGCTTTTTGCCATGAGTGGGCTCAGGCGTACGAAAAACATTTATCTCACATGTATGATGGGCGTTGTGATAATTGGGGATTTCTTAAAGTATGTTTCAAAAATTTCCATTTAGGATACAGAAAAATATTGTCCCGTTGGTCTGGTAAAGAGCCACCTTATTGGGCGATTGCTTTTGATGGCGTACAGGAACTTATTGAAAAGATTACTTGTACACCGTAA
- a CDS encoding type ISP restriction/modification enzyme codes for MTDLDKSKFQFVAQYIDDVSKQFATGKATEHSYRPALAKLLSDLLPDHTVTNEPTRIKCGAPDYIIAKGSGATSIPVAFVEAKDVGDSDLNGNRQHKEQFNRYKNSLDHILFTDYLDFHRYENGEFSSSVRIAEIKGNKIELIEANVPMFLEMVASFADAQPQKITSSTKLAQMMAAKAKLLAEVIEKTLVADSEKTGELAGQWKSFQRVLIHDLTERKFADIYAQTICYGMFAARLHDDTPETFSRQEAATLIPKTNPFLRKVFQNVAAFDVDTSIAWIVDDLAETFRVTDMSKVMKNFGKTTGQADPMIHFYEDFLHYYDPKQKKSCGVYYTPEPVVHFIVNAVDEILKSRFHLSDGLADTSKVTVRQTSNLYTDNRTKDHKRYENREYHKVQILDPATGTGTFLAEVVHKIYSSMENQKGAWQNYVEEHLLPRLNGFEFMMAPYAVAHLKLDMVLAQTGYKAKQDKRLRIFLTNSLEECDHDTGTLFAQWLAQEANEANLVKRDTPVMVMMGNPPYSVSSSNKSAWILNLLNDYKKNLNEKKLNLDDDYIKFIRLGHYYVEKNGEGILAYISNNSFIDGITHRQMRKALMENFDEIYILNLHGDTRKNEVASDGGKDENVFDIMQGVSINIFIKKKQNVTPNDSSCHSRLDRESPSSLAKLFHYELFGKRFEKYAFLAKTSFSDIPWYELTPQAPQYFFVPKDFSVQEEYEKGFKVDDLMKVRNSGVKTDRDLLFYDCDKDCLIERISSLLSGKQLEKNFIELYNVVDSSSYKITDKIKCCKFDNSKIQKAEYRVLDFYYIYYDEKLVSRAAFNVMQHLRKANVALVVPRQCSSDWKYVFCTNTIGDHNLIASAGKLGAGDLFPLYLYPTEGEKNLGEIRKPNLDEKIWSKIDKNVKLKTTPEQVFDYIYGVLHTPSYREKYKEFLKIDFPRIPYPENNDEFERIIAIGNKLRKLHLMEEIPPQATSFDIEGDNIVTEVRFETEKVYINKTQYFANVPELAWNFYIGGYQPAQKWLKDRKNRTLTYDDISHYRKIIAILIETHKLMQKLDEKP; via the coding sequence ATGACTGATTTAGATAAAAGCAAGTTTCAATTCGTCGCTCAGTATATCGATGATGTATCTAAACAGTTTGCTACAGGCAAAGCTACAGAACACAGCTATCGCCCTGCGTTGGCTAAACTGCTTAGCGATTTACTCCCGGATCATACGGTCACAAACGAACCAACCCGCATCAAGTGCGGAGCTCCGGATTACATTATCGCAAAAGGGAGTGGTGCAACTTCAATCCCCGTTGCTTTTGTAGAAGCTAAGGATGTAGGCGATAGTGACTTGAACGGAAATCGCCAGCACAAGGAACAGTTCAACCGCTATAAGAATTCGCTAGACCACATTCTCTTTACGGACTATCTTGATTTTCATCGGTACGAAAATGGCGAGTTTTCCAGTAGCGTTCGTATTGCAGAAATCAAAGGGAATAAAATTGAACTAATAGAAGCTAATGTTCCGATGTTTTTGGAGATGGTTGCATCTTTTGCTGATGCCCAACCTCAGAAAATTACGAGTTCTACAAAACTAGCTCAGATGATGGCGGCAAAGGCTAAACTTCTTGCAGAAGTGATTGAAAAAACTCTTGTTGCTGATTCTGAAAAAACGGGGGAATTGGCAGGACAGTGGAAATCTTTTCAGAGAGTTTTGATTCATGATTTGACCGAACGCAAATTTGCAGATATTTACGCGCAGACGATTTGCTATGGAATGTTTGCAGCTAGGCTTCACGATGATACTCCTGAAACATTTAGCCGTCAAGAAGCGGCGACGTTAATTCCTAAGACGAATCCATTTTTGCGTAAAGTTTTCCAGAATGTGGCCGCCTTCGATGTGGATACAAGTATTGCGTGGATTGTAGATGACCTTGCAGAAACATTTCGTGTGACGGATATGTCGAAGGTCATGAAAAACTTCGGAAAGACGACAGGTCAAGCTGACCCGATGATTCACTTTTACGAAGATTTTCTGCACTATTACGACCCTAAGCAGAAAAAATCTTGCGGCGTTTATTACACGCCTGAACCTGTTGTACATTTTATCGTCAATGCTGTCGATGAAATTTTGAAGTCTCGGTTTCATTTGAGTGACGGGCTTGCTGACACGAGTAAAGTGACGGTTCGCCAAACTTCGAACCTCTATACGGACAATCGCACTAAAGACCACAAGAGGTACGAAAACCGTGAATACCATAAAGTTCAGATTCTAGACCCGGCAACGGGTACGGGAACATTCCTTGCTGAGGTGGTGCATAAAATTTATTCCAGCATGGAAAATCAAAAGGGCGCATGGCAAAATTATGTCGAAGAACATTTGCTCCCTCGTCTGAATGGTTTTGAATTTATGATGGCTCCGTATGCAGTTGCTCACTTAAAGTTGGATATGGTGCTTGCACAGACTGGCTATAAGGCTAAACAAGATAAGCGTCTTCGCATATTCCTTACAAATTCTCTTGAAGAATGTGACCACGATACAGGAACGTTGTTTGCTCAGTGGCTCGCTCAAGAAGCTAATGAGGCGAACCTTGTCAAACGCGACACACCTGTAATGGTGATGATGGGGAATCCTCCGTATAGCGTAAGTAGTAGCAATAAAAGTGCGTGGATTCTGAATCTTTTAAATGATTATAAGAAAAATCTGAATGAGAAAAAGCTTAATCTAGATGACGATTATATCAAGTTTATTCGTCTTGGGCATTACTATGTAGAAAAAAATGGGGAAGGGATTCTTGCATATATTTCAAACAATAGTTTCATTGATGGAATAACGCATCGTCAAATGCGAAAAGCGTTGATGGAAAATTTTGATGAAATTTACATTCTGAATTTGCATGGTGATACACGAAAAAATGAAGTTGCATCTGATGGCGGTAAAGACGAAAACGTCTTTGATATCATGCAAGGCGTAAGCATAAACATTTTTATTAAGAAAAAACAGAACGTCACCCCAAACGATTCATCTTGTCATTCCCGGCTTGACCGGGAATCTCCCTCTTCGTTAGCTAAACTATTCCATTACGAACTCTTCGGCAAACGTTTTGAAAAATACGCATTTCTTGCTAAAACATCGTTTAGCGATATTCCTTGGTATGAACTCACTCCGCAAGCACCACAGTATTTCTTTGTACCTAAAGATTTTTCAGTGCAGGAAGAATATGAAAAGGGATTCAAAGTTGACGATTTGATGAAAGTCCGAAATTCTGGTGTAAAAACTGATAGAGATTTGTTGTTTTATGATTGTGATAAAGACTGTCTTATAGAAAGAATAAGTAGTCTTTTGTCAGGAAAACAATTAGAAAAGAATTTTATAGAGCTATATAATGTTGTTGATTCCTCCTCTTATAAAATTACAGACAAAATTAAATGCTGTAAATTTGATAATTCTAAGATTCAAAAAGCAGAGTATAGAGTATTAGATTTCTATTACATCTATTATGATGAAAAATTGGTATCACGAGCTGCATTTAATGTAATGCAACACCTGCGTAAAGCGAATGTAGCTTTGGTTGTTCCGAGACAATGTTCTAGCGATTGGAAATATGTTTTTTGCACAAATACAATCGGAGATCATAACTTGATTGCAAGTGCGGGGAAACTTGGTGCAGGAGATTTATTCCCTCTCTACCTCTACCCAACAGAAGGTGAGAAAAATCTTGGCGAAATTCGCAAACCCAACCTAGACGAAAAAATTTGGAGTAAAATCGACAAGAACGTTAAACTCAAAACAACTCCAGAACAAGTCTTTGATTACATCTATGGAGTTCTCCATACACCAAGCTATCGCGAAAAATACAAAGAATTCTTGAAAATAGATTTTCCGCGTATTCCGTATCCCGAAAATAACGATGAATTCGAACGCATCATTGCTATCGGTAACAAACTCCGCAAATTGCATCTGATGGAAGAAATTCCACCGCAGGCAACATCCTTCGACATCGAAGGCGACAACATCGTAACAGAAGTGCGTTTTGAAACAGAAAAAGTCTATATTAACAAAACGCAGTATTTTGCAAACGTTCCTGAATTAGCCTGGAATTTCTACATCGGTGGCTACCAACCCGCCCAAAAGTGGCTCAAAGATCGCAAAAACCGCACCCTGACCTACGACGACATCTCGCACTACCGCAAAATCATCGCCATCCTTATCGAAACACACAAATTGATGCAAAAACTCGACGAAAAACCTTAA
- a CDS encoding ORF6N domain-containing protein, with translation MLKSRIYTIRGLKVMLDADLAEIYGYSTKAFNRQVKNNIEKFDEDFRFQLSNSEIEELSRSKKGMRTNSWTQLEDASCILP, from the coding sequence ATGCTCAAGTCGCGAATCTATACGATTCGTGGGCTTAAGGTAATGCTTGATGCCGATTTGGCTGAGATTTATGGGTATAGCACTAAAGCTTTCAATCGACAGGTTAAGAATAATATTGAAAAATTTGACGAGGATTTTCGCTTTCAGTTATCAAACAGCGAAATTGAAGAACTTTCAAGGTCAAAAAAGGGGATGCGGACGAATAGTTGGACACAACTAGAGGACGCATCATGCATTTTACCG